From a region of the Deltaproteobacteria bacterium genome:
- a CDS encoding ribbon-helix-helix domain-containing protein, producing the protein MPARNPRVNVVLEKPLYEAVDHLAKEEGVSLSTAVRDLVREAIEIREDIDLGRLAEAREKTLRRSRSLTHKAIWG; encoded by the coding sequence ATGCCGGCAAGAAATCCAAGAGTGAACGTGGTGCTGGAGAAACCGCTCTACGAAGCGGTGGATCACCTGGCGAAGGAAGAAGGCGTGTCCCTTTCGACGGCGGTGCGAGACCTCGTCAGGGAAGCGATCGAGATCCGGGAGGATATCGATCTTGGCCGCCTTGCCGAGGCCCGGGAGAAGACTCTGAGACGTTCCCGGTCCCTCACCCATAAGGCCATCTGGGGATAG